A window of the Caldivirga sp. genome harbors these coding sequences:
- a CDS encoding DEAD/DEAH box helicase yields the protein MVLNSFELLHPKVKEAVKELGYVKPTKVQELAIPIVLTGEHTLISSPTGTGKTEAALLPVLSMLLNSGVREGVRVLYITPAKSLNRDLEQRIRKLSGLLGLTIAVRHGDTTSSERNRQRRSPPQILITTPETLQILLVSPVMRNWLRGVGWVIIDEVHELLGSKRGIQLSVGLERLVELAGEFQRIALSATIGDLELASSLVGGVGRRVRIVNVNDVSRTMELTIHYLRPDGDVEEAARRISEVVNRYKGSVLLFTNTRDMAELLGTELKKIINGVEVYHGSLSRERREAVEEGLRSGGIKVVVSTSSLELGIDIGSIEAVVQYMSPKQSDRLIQRVGRSGHEVGGVAKGHVFTVTPDDYIESLVLARRAIEGELEGDYPYHAGAMDVLLHQLAGIILDHGGSVTINDAYRIIKRAHPYSSLSLSDLMKLIEFSSRELRLIGSYDGVLKNRRGLRVYYLQNVSMIPDERRFKAINYMDKSTIGELDEDFALTLEQNKVIVLAGRLWRVIAIDKDEGIVTLDELRSGEGELPEWIGDEIPVSYEVAQEVCKLRRRLLSNGTLVNINRIKLMDTNELLNDVKELSNDLRGKYPDTNEVLIEYSSNLIVIHSCLGTKGNEALGLYLTGYLTGRLALSISYVRDPYRVIMKTPRPINPEVIRSALQEDVKNVEETLRNVIKNSNLYRYRFIHVARRMGVLPKGTIDVNVDRLTRVYNGSLLDNEVINEIEVDKLDLNALKHFINGVKEGVIKLNFLARKPSKLALMVMGGLGTRSITTDEVPRNIIVDSIKKRIMNKEVTLLCLRCGWHVTGKVSSVIRMELKCPKCGMKTLTILKHRDEDVDKAIKLVMRARRGLQLSTDEEEYLNELRERARIIMDHGYRGLIALSAYGVGTTTVKRILSNISNDDELFLNILEAERDYVRTKAFWAN from the coding sequence ATGGTGCTTAATTCATTCGAATTACTGCATCCTAAGGTTAAGGAGGCTGTTAAGGAATTAGGTTATGTGAAGCCCACTAAGGTTCAGGAGTTAGCCATACCCATAGTTTTAACCGGTGAACACACGTTAATATCATCACCCACTGGTACAGGGAAGACTGAGGCAGCGTTACTGCCTGTGCTCTCAATGCTGCTTAACTCAGGGGTGAGGGAGGGAGTAAGGGTCCTCTACATTACGCCAGCTAAGTCACTTAATAGGGACTTGGAGCAGAGAATACGTAAACTGAGTGGGTTACTTGGCTTAACCATAGCTGTGAGGCACGGGGACACAACGAGTAGTGAGAGGAATAGGCAGAGGAGGAGTCCACCTCAAATACTAATAACAACACCTGAAACCCTCCAAATACTATTAGTTTCACCAGTAATGAGGAATTGGCTTAGGGGTGTTGGCTGGGTCATAATAGATGAGGTTCATGAACTCCTCGGCAGTAAGAGGGGGATTCAATTGTCAGTTGGCCTTGAGAGGCTAGTGGAGTTGGCTGGTGAGTTTCAGAGGATTGCACTCTCAGCAACTATAGGTGACTTGGAGTTGGCATCATCATTGGTGGGTGGAGTTGGGAGGAGGGTGAGGATTGTTAATGTTAATGATGTTTCAAGAACCATGGAGTTAACAATACATTATCTAAGGCCTGATGGGGATGTTGAGGAGGCAGCCAGAAGAATTAGTGAAGTAGTTAATAGGTATAAGGGCTCAGTACTCCTCTTCACTAATACTAGGGATATGGCTGAACTCCTGGGTACTGAATTAAAGAAGATTATTAATGGCGTGGAGGTTTACCACGGCTCCTTAAGTAGGGAAAGGAGGGAGGCGGTAGAGGAGGGGCTTAGGAGTGGGGGAATTAAGGTGGTTGTATCAACATCAAGCCTTGAGTTAGGCATAGACATTGGTAGCATTGAAGCCGTAGTACAGTACATGAGTCCTAAGCAGAGTGATAGGTTAATTCAGAGGGTTGGGAGGAGTGGTCATGAGGTTGGTGGGGTTGCTAAGGGGCATGTGTTCACTGTAACACCTGATGACTACATCGAATCCCTGGTATTAGCCAGGAGGGCTATTGAAGGTGAATTGGAGGGTGATTACCCATACCATGCAGGGGCTATGGATGTTCTACTTCATCAACTCGCTGGTATAATACTTGACCATGGGGGATCAGTCACAATTAATGATGCCTACAGGATCATTAAGAGGGCGCATCCCTACTCCTCACTATCGCTAAGTGACTTAATGAAACTCATTGAATTCTCCTCAAGGGAATTAAGACTAATAGGTAGTTACGATGGTGTCTTAAAGAATAGGAGGGGGTTAAGGGTTTATTATCTTCAAAACGTGTCAATGATACCTGATGAGAGGAGATTTAAGGCAATCAACTACATGGATAAGTCAACAATAGGTGAACTTGATGAGGACTTCGCCTTAACCCTAGAGCAGAATAAGGTAATAGTCCTAGCTGGTAGATTATGGAGGGTTATAGCTATTGATAAGGATGAGGGAATCGTTACATTGGATGAATTAAGGAGCGGCGAAGGTGAGTTACCTGAGTGGATTGGTGATGAAATACCAGTCTCCTATGAAGTGGCTCAGGAGGTTTGTAAATTGAGAAGAAGGCTATTATCTAATGGTACCTTAGTTAACATTAATAGAATTAAGTTAATGGATACCAATGAACTCCTTAATGATGTTAAGGAACTGTCAAATGACCTAAGGGGTAAATACCCTGACACTAATGAAGTATTAATAGAGTACTCAAGCAACCTAATAGTTATTCACTCCTGCCTAGGCACTAAGGGTAATGAGGCCCTTGGCCTATACTTAACAGGCTACCTAACGGGTAGGCTTGCCCTCTCAATCTCCTACGTTAGGGATCCCTATAGGGTTATTATGAAAACCCCCAGGCCAATTAACCCTGAGGTCATAAGGAGTGCGCTTCAGGAGGATGTTAAGAATGTTGAGGAGACTTTGAGGAATGTTATTAAGAATAGTAACCTGTATAGGTACAGGTTCATTCATGTAGCCAGAAGAATGGGGGTATTACCTAAGGGTACTATTGACGTTAATGTTGATAGGTTAACTAGGGTTTATAATGGATCACTGCTGGATAATGAGGTTATTAATGAGATTGAAGTGGATAAGCTTGACTTAAACGCGCTCAAACACTTCATTAATGGTGTTAAGGAGGGGGTGATTAAGTTAAACTTTCTGGCTAGGAAACCATCTAAACTAGCGTTAATGGTAATGGGTGGCTTAGGTACTAGGTCAATAACCACTGATGAGGTTCCTAGGAACATAATCGTTGATTCTATTAAGAAGAGGATAATGAATAAGGAGGTGACGCTCCTATGCCTACGATGCGGATGGCACGTGACAGGTAAGGTAAGTAGTGTAATTAGAATGGAGCTTAAATGCCCGAAATGCGGTATGAAGACCTTAACAATACTTAAGCATAGAGATGAGGATGTGGATAAGGCCATTAAGCTAGTAATGAGGGCTAGGAGGGGTCTACAACTTAGCACTGATGAGGAGGAGTACCTTAATGAACTTAGGGAGAGGGCTAGGATAATAATGGATCACGGTTACAGAGGCTTAATAGCGCTCTCAGCCTATGGTGTTGGTACAACCACTGTTAAGAGAATACTGAGCAACATTAGTAATGATGATGAATTATTCCTAAACATTCTTGAGGCTGAAAGAGATTACGTTAGAACAAAGGCATTCTGGGCTAATTAA
- a CDS encoding radical SAM/SPASM domain-containing protein: protein MLWLVFTTGACNLRCSYCGGSFNPKVVPWRINYNPVKLKELIEKDNNATVIFYGGEPLLNPRFIMWMMDNVKANRWGIQTNGTLTELLPSEYWRRMSVVLLSIDGRREVTDAHRGFGVYNRVVKALMRLKSMGVNRLIARMAVTRLTDIYIDVTHLLNVGFNLVHWQLDVIWDGKWDVLTWAKSSYLPGVRRLVELFLSNLREGRVIGIVPILGVLSAYLHKPYRGPPCGAGYSSIAVSTDGRVLSCPIAVHEDWAVLGNVNTGFNLIGIESQLPEMCKTCEYRQYCGGRCLYAIKEGERYWGLDGVLTVDYVTKETIRTILEIGPEVKELVNRGVVKLSDLYYDPILDSTEVIP, encoded by the coding sequence ATGCTTTGGCTAGTATTCACCACGGGCGCATGCAACTTAAGGTGCAGCTACTGCGGTGGCTCCTTTAACCCAAAGGTAGTGCCCTGGAGGATCAATTATAATCCAGTTAAGCTGAAGGAGTTGATTGAGAAGGATAATAACGCCACTGTAATATTCTATGGTGGGGAACCACTACTTAATCCACGCTTCATAATGTGGATGATGGATAACGTTAAGGCTAATAGGTGGGGGATTCAAACCAATGGAACATTAACTGAATTACTGCCCAGTGAGTACTGGAGAAGGATGAGTGTCGTGCTTCTATCAATAGATGGTAGAAGGGAGGTTACTGACGCTCACAGGGGCTTCGGCGTGTATAATCGTGTTGTTAAGGCCTTAATGAGGCTTAAGTCAATGGGCGTTAATAGGTTAATAGCTAGAATGGCGGTAACGCGATTAACGGACATATACATTGATGTAACGCATTTACTTAATGTTGGCTTCAACTTGGTTCACTGGCAACTGGACGTTATATGGGATGGTAAGTGGGATGTATTAACGTGGGCTAAGTCAAGTTACCTACCTGGGGTGAGGAGGCTTGTTGAATTATTTCTAAGTAACCTAAGGGAAGGCAGGGTCATCGGTATAGTACCCATACTTGGGGTTTTATCAGCATACCTACATAAACCATACAGGGGACCACCCTGTGGTGCAGGGTATAGTTCAATTGCTGTTTCGACTGATGGTAGGGTTTTATCATGCCCAATTGCTGTTCATGAGGATTGGGCAGTGTTAGGTAATGTTAACACGGGCTTTAATTTAATTGGCATTGAGTCTCAGTTACCTGAAATGTGTAAGACATGTGAGTATAGGCAATACTGCGGTGGTAGATGCCTATACGCCATTAAGGAGGGTGAGAGGTACTGGGGTTTAGATGGCGTATTGACTGTTGATTACGTCACTAAGGAGACCATAAGAACCATACTTGAGATTGGGCCTGAGGTTAAGGAACTAGTAAATAGGGGTGTGGTTAAATTAAGTGACCTATACTATGACCCAATCCTGGACTCCACCGAAGTCATACCGTAG
- the argF gene encoding ornithine carbamoyltransferase — translation MLNQLKGRSLLSWLDYTPQEVLMLLNLSKSMKERYYLGERYIGVHHGKTLLMIFEKPSTRTRISFETAAWQLGMKTIYSNPQELQLGRGETVEDTARVVSRIVDGIAARVFSHSTLIKFTQYSQVPVVNALSDECHPTQVLADALTLWEVKGKVNGIKLAFVGDGDNNMAHSLIAIGARLGWDIRIVSPKRYWPSRRYVEDAEDLSKRTGTVLTVTESIEEGVKGVDAVYTDVWVSMGMEKETEERMKLFKPYQVNQGLMSIAGEKAVFMHCLPAHRGLEVTDDVIDSPKSVVWQQAENRLHTAKAILAALIR, via the coding sequence ATGTTGAATCAATTAAAGGGTAGGAGTCTACTCAGTTGGCTTGACTACACACCACAGGAGGTGTTAATGTTACTTAACCTGTCTAAAAGCATGAAGGAGAGGTATTACTTGGGTGAAAGGTACATTGGTGTTCACCATGGTAAGACACTTCTCATGATATTTGAGAAGCCTAGTACAAGGACAAGGATTAGTTTCGAAACAGCCGCGTGGCAACTCGGCATGAAGACTATTTACAGTAATCCCCAGGAGCTTCAATTAGGTAGGGGAGAGACTGTTGAGGATACCGCTAGGGTGGTTTCAAGGATTGTTGATGGTATAGCAGCCAGAGTCTTCAGCCACTCAACATTAATTAAATTTACCCAGTACTCTCAAGTACCTGTTGTGAATGCCTTAAGTGATGAATGCCACCCAACCCAAGTATTGGCTGATGCGTTAACTTTATGGGAAGTTAAAGGTAAGGTTAATGGAATTAAATTAGCTTTCGTAGGTGATGGGGATAATAACATGGCCCATAGCTTAATTGCAATAGGGGCTAGGTTGGGATGGGATATTAGGATAGTGTCGCCTAAGAGGTATTGGCCAAGTAGAAGGTATGTTGAGGATGCTGAGGATTTAAGTAAGAGAACCGGTACAGTACTTACTGTGACGGAATCCATTGAGGAGGGGGTTAAGGGTGTTGATGCAGTTTACACTGACGTATGGGTATCAATGGGTATGGAAAAGGAGACTGAGGAGAGAATGAAACTGTTTAAACCATACCAGGTTAACCAAGGTTTAATGAGTATTGCAGGGGAGAAAGCCGTATTCATGCATTGTTTACCAGCTCATAGGGGTCTTGAGGTTACTGATGATGTAATTGACTCGCCTAAGAGTGTCGTGTGGCAGCAGGCCGAGAATAGGCTTCACACAGCTAAGGCTATATTAGCTGCCTTGATTAGGTAA
- the rpsJ gene encoding 30S ribosomal protein S10 has translation MPRIVRIRIWGTNTDSVDGLARDITGIAKKLGIRVRGPIPLPTRRLMVTVRRAPSGQGYHTYDHWEMRIHKRVVDMDADERALRQLMRLRIPEDVKVEIELIG, from the coding sequence GTGCCTAGGATTGTGAGAATTAGGATTTGGGGGACTAACACTGATTCGGTTGATGGGTTGGCTAGGGATATTACCGGTATAGCTAAGAAGCTTGGAATTAGGGTTAGGGGACCAATACCATTACCCACTAGGCGACTTATGGTAACTGTGAGGAGGGCTCCAAGTGGTCAAGGCTACCACACGTATGATCATTGGGAAATGAGGATACATAAGAGGGTTGTGGACATGGATGCTGATGAGAGGGCCCTTAGGCAATTAATGAGACTTAGAATACCTGAGGATGTTAAGGTTGAGATTGAGTTAATAGGTTAA
- a CDS encoding ATP cone domain-containing protein has protein sequence MVNTVVKRDGTEEPFVVEKIVVSILKTGAPLDKAREIARRIECRFIDSDKVSAKDLTKAILTELRKANEEWYRNWIVFDRAVKRRATEKEIET, from the coding sequence ATGGTAAATACAGTGGTTAAAAGGGATGGAACTGAGGAACCCTTCGTAGTGGAGAAGATAGTTGTCAGTATACTTAAGACTGGGGCTCCCTTGGATAAAGCTAGGGAAATTGCTAGACGAATTGAGTGTAGGTTCATTGATAGTGATAAGGTATCGGCTAAGGATTTAACAAAGGCAATATTAACAGAGCTAAGAAAGGCTAATGAGGAATGGTATAGGAATTGGATTGTTTTTGATAGGGCTGTTAAGAGGAGGGCAACTGAGAAGGAGATTGAGACCTAG